In Amblyraja radiata isolate CabotCenter1 chromosome 39, sAmbRad1.1.pri, whole genome shotgun sequence, the following proteins share a genomic window:
- the LOC116967451 gene encoding serine/threonine-protein phosphatase 2B catalytic subunit gamma isoform-like isoform X1 — translation MAAASEARSAPLPTVERVMKAVPLPPVRRLTLQDIYFDGKPRFDILKAHFIKEGRLEEEAAIKIIEDGAAVFRKERTLIEVDAPVTVCGDIHGQFFDLMKLFEIGGAPSSTQYLFLGDYVDRGYFSVECVLLLWVLKIHHATTLFLLRGNHECRHLTEYFTFKQECRIKYSDQLYNVCMGAFDCLPLAALVNHQFLCLHGGLSPDIHSLDDIRRLDRFKEPPAFGPMCDMLWSDPTEDYGSEKTPDHFSHNTVRGCSYFFSYAAVCKFLQHNNLLSVIRAHEAQDAGYRMYRKNQATGFPSLITIFSAPNYLDVYNNKAAVLKYENNVMNIRQFNCSPHPYWLPNFMDVFSWSLPFVGEKVTDMLVSILNVCSDDELLDEDDAAQHDRKEVIKNKIRAIGKMARVFAVLREEHENVLTLKGLTPSGNLPLGALTGGRPSLEQALTEATTTPTKGKGPISAISFEQARGLDRVNERMPPRKATKEKTTGLATPQGHSQTASQSWIQSRMQKQGSQSSASPPKSAHTDSSSDQVSERPTTVTSRRQQAQATEHKTRDMPPLKSDKGKGK, via the exons CTGTTCCCTTACCACCAGTTCGCCGCTTGACCTTGCAGGATATTTACTTTGATGGCAAACCCAGGTTCGATATCCTCAAAGCTCATTTCATTAAAGAAGGGCGGCTGGAGGAGGAAGCTGCCATCAAGATCATAGAAGATGGAGCTGCTGTCTTTCGCAAAGAGAGGACTCTGATTGAGGTGGACGCACCTGTCACAG TTTGTGGTGACATCCATGGTCAGTTCTTTGACTTGATGAAGCTGTTTGAAATTGGTGGAGCGCCCAGCAGCACACAGTATTTATTCCTTGGCGATTATGTGGATCGGGGCTATTTCAGCGTTGAG TGTGTGCTGCTTCTCTGGGTCCTGAAGATTCACCATGCAACCACGTTGTTCCTGCTCCGGGGGAACCATGAGTGCAGACACCTCACTGAGTACTTCACGTTCAAACAAGAGT GCAGAATCAAGTACTCAGACCAACTCTACAATGTCTGCATGGGTGCGTTTGACTGCCTGCCTCTGGCTGCCCTCGTAAATCATCAGTTCCTCTGCTTGCACGGGGGCCTGTCACCGGACATCCACAGTCTAGATGACATTAGGAGA TTAGACAGATTTAAAGAGCCACCAGCCTTTGGTCCCATGTGTGATATGCTGTGGTCGGACCCAACCGAGGACTATGGCAGCGAGAAGACTCCAGATCACTTCAGTCACAACACTGTACGAGGCTGCTCCTACTTCTTTAG TTATGCCGCAGTTTGTAAATTTTTGCAACACAACAACTTGTTATCAGTAATCCGTGCACACGAGGCTCAGGACGCTGG ATATCGAATGTATAGGAAAAACCAGGCGACTGGCTTCCCATCATTAATAACGATATTTTCTGCACCAAATTATCTGGATGTCTATAATAACAAAG CTGCTGTATTGAAATATGAAAATAATGTGATGAATATTAGGCAGTTTAACTGCTCCCCACACCCCTACTGGCTGCCAAACTTCATGGATGTCTTCTCCTGGTCTCTGCCATTTGTTGGTGAGAAAG TTACAGACATGTTGGTTAGTATCCTCAACGTCTGCTCCGATGACGAGCTCTTGGATGAGGATGATG CAGCTCAACATGATCGCAAGGAAGTCATCAAGAATAAGATCCGTGCGATCGGCAAGATGGCCAGGGTCTTCGCAGTGCTCAG AGAGGAACATGAAAATGTGCTGACGTTGAAAGGCTTGACGCCATCCGGCAACCTGCCGCTCGGTGCCCTGACAGGAGGGAGACCGAGCCTGGAGCAAG CTTTAACTGAAGCAACCACTACCCCCACTAAGG GAAAAGGTCCTATCTCGGCTATCAGCTTTGAACAGGCCAGAGGTTTGGACCGTGTTAATGAAAGGATGCCACCACGCAAGGCAACGAAAGAGAAGACTACGGGTCTGGCAACACCCCAGGGTCATTCGCAGACCGCAAGTCAGTCTTGGATTCAGTCTCGGATGCAGAAGCAGGGCAGCCAGTCCTCAGCCAGCCCGCCAAAGTCAGCCCACACAGATTCTTCTTCCGACCAGGTGTCAGAACGACCTACGACCGTGACCTCCCGCAGACAGCAAGCTCAGGCCACCGAACACAAGACACGTGATATGCCACCTCTCAAGTCTGACAAGGGGAAAGGCAAATGA
- the LOC116967451 gene encoding serine/threonine-protein phosphatase 2B catalytic subunit gamma isoform-like isoform X2 — protein sequence MAAASEARSAPLPTVERVMKAVPLPPVRRLTLQDIYFDGKPRFDILKAHFIKEGRLEEEAAIKIIEDGAAVFRKERTLIEVDAPVTVCGDIHGQFFDLMKLFEIGGAPSSTQYLFLGDYVDRGYFSVECVLLLWVLKIHHATTLFLLRGNHECRHLTEYFTFKQECRIKYSDQLYNVCMGAFDCLPLAALVNHQFLCLHGGLSPDIHSLDDIRRLDRFKEPPAFGPMCDMLWSDPTEDYGSEKTPDHFSHNTVRGCSYFFSYAAVCKFLQHNNLLSVIRAHEAQDAGYRMYRKNQATGFPSLITIFSAPNYLDVYNNKAAVLKYENNVMNIRQFNCSPHPYWLPNFMDVFSWSLPFVGEKVTDMLVSILNVCSDDELLDEDDAQHDRKEVIKNKIRAIGKMARVFAVLREEHENVLTLKGLTPSGNLPLGALTGGRPSLEQALTEATTTPTKGKGPISAISFEQARGLDRVNERMPPRKATKEKTTGLATPQGHSQTASQSWIQSRMQKQGSQSSASPPKSAHTDSSSDQVSERPTTVTSRRQQAQATEHKTRDMPPLKSDKGKGK from the exons CTGTTCCCTTACCACCAGTTCGCCGCTTGACCTTGCAGGATATTTACTTTGATGGCAAACCCAGGTTCGATATCCTCAAAGCTCATTTCATTAAAGAAGGGCGGCTGGAGGAGGAAGCTGCCATCAAGATCATAGAAGATGGAGCTGCTGTCTTTCGCAAAGAGAGGACTCTGATTGAGGTGGACGCACCTGTCACAG TTTGTGGTGACATCCATGGTCAGTTCTTTGACTTGATGAAGCTGTTTGAAATTGGTGGAGCGCCCAGCAGCACACAGTATTTATTCCTTGGCGATTATGTGGATCGGGGCTATTTCAGCGTTGAG TGTGTGCTGCTTCTCTGGGTCCTGAAGATTCACCATGCAACCACGTTGTTCCTGCTCCGGGGGAACCATGAGTGCAGACACCTCACTGAGTACTTCACGTTCAAACAAGAGT GCAGAATCAAGTACTCAGACCAACTCTACAATGTCTGCATGGGTGCGTTTGACTGCCTGCCTCTGGCTGCCCTCGTAAATCATCAGTTCCTCTGCTTGCACGGGGGCCTGTCACCGGACATCCACAGTCTAGATGACATTAGGAGA TTAGACAGATTTAAAGAGCCACCAGCCTTTGGTCCCATGTGTGATATGCTGTGGTCGGACCCAACCGAGGACTATGGCAGCGAGAAGACTCCAGATCACTTCAGTCACAACACTGTACGAGGCTGCTCCTACTTCTTTAG TTATGCCGCAGTTTGTAAATTTTTGCAACACAACAACTTGTTATCAGTAATCCGTGCACACGAGGCTCAGGACGCTGG ATATCGAATGTATAGGAAAAACCAGGCGACTGGCTTCCCATCATTAATAACGATATTTTCTGCACCAAATTATCTGGATGTCTATAATAACAAAG CTGCTGTATTGAAATATGAAAATAATGTGATGAATATTAGGCAGTTTAACTGCTCCCCACACCCCTACTGGCTGCCAAACTTCATGGATGTCTTCTCCTGGTCTCTGCCATTTGTTGGTGAGAAAG TTACAGACATGTTGGTTAGTATCCTCAACGTCTGCTCCGATGACGAGCTCTTGGATGAGGATGATG CTCAACATGATCGCAAGGAAGTCATCAAGAATAAGATCCGTGCGATCGGCAAGATGGCCAGGGTCTTCGCAGTGCTCAG AGAGGAACATGAAAATGTGCTGACGTTGAAAGGCTTGACGCCATCCGGCAACCTGCCGCTCGGTGCCCTGACAGGAGGGAGACCGAGCCTGGAGCAAG CTTTAACTGAAGCAACCACTACCCCCACTAAGG GAAAAGGTCCTATCTCGGCTATCAGCTTTGAACAGGCCAGAGGTTTGGACCGTGTTAATGAAAGGATGCCACCACGCAAGGCAACGAAAGAGAAGACTACGGGTCTGGCAACACCCCAGGGTCATTCGCAGACCGCAAGTCAGTCTTGGATTCAGTCTCGGATGCAGAAGCAGGGCAGCCAGTCCTCAGCCAGCCCGCCAAAGTCAGCCCACACAGATTCTTCTTCCGACCAGGTGTCAGAACGACCTACGACCGTGACCTCCCGCAGACAGCAAGCTCAGGCCACCGAACACAAGACACGTGATATGCCACCTCTCAAGTCTGACAAGGGGAAAGGCAAATGA
- the LOC116967451 gene encoding serine/threonine-protein phosphatase 2B catalytic subunit gamma isoform-like isoform X3 has product MKLFEIGGAPSSTQYLFLGDYVDRGYFSVECVLLLWVLKIHHATTLFLLRGNHECRHLTEYFTFKQECRIKYSDQLYNVCMGAFDCLPLAALVNHQFLCLHGGLSPDIHSLDDIRRLDRFKEPPAFGPMCDMLWSDPTEDYGSEKTPDHFSHNTVRGCSYFFSYAAVCKFLQHNNLLSVIRAHEAQDAGYRMYRKNQATGFPSLITIFSAPNYLDVYNNKAAVLKYENNVMNIRQFNCSPHPYWLPNFMDVFSWSLPFVGEKVTDMLVSILNVCSDDELLDEDDAAQHDRKEVIKNKIRAIGKMARVFAVLREEHENVLTLKGLTPSGNLPLGALTGGRPSLEQALTEATTTPTKGKGPISAISFEQARGLDRVNERMPPRKATKEKTTGLATPQGHSQTASQSWIQSRMQKQGSQSSASPPKSAHTDSSSDQVSERPTTVTSRRQQAQATEHKTRDMPPLKSDKGKGK; this is encoded by the exons ATGAAGCTGTTTGAAATTGGTGGAGCGCCCAGCAGCACACAGTATTTATTCCTTGGCGATTATGTGGATCGGGGCTATTTCAGCGTTGAG TGTGTGCTGCTTCTCTGGGTCCTGAAGATTCACCATGCAACCACGTTGTTCCTGCTCCGGGGGAACCATGAGTGCAGACACCTCACTGAGTACTTCACGTTCAAACAAGAGT GCAGAATCAAGTACTCAGACCAACTCTACAATGTCTGCATGGGTGCGTTTGACTGCCTGCCTCTGGCTGCCCTCGTAAATCATCAGTTCCTCTGCTTGCACGGGGGCCTGTCACCGGACATCCACAGTCTAGATGACATTAGGAGA TTAGACAGATTTAAAGAGCCACCAGCCTTTGGTCCCATGTGTGATATGCTGTGGTCGGACCCAACCGAGGACTATGGCAGCGAGAAGACTCCAGATCACTTCAGTCACAACACTGTACGAGGCTGCTCCTACTTCTTTAG TTATGCCGCAGTTTGTAAATTTTTGCAACACAACAACTTGTTATCAGTAATCCGTGCACACGAGGCTCAGGACGCTGG ATATCGAATGTATAGGAAAAACCAGGCGACTGGCTTCCCATCATTAATAACGATATTTTCTGCACCAAATTATCTGGATGTCTATAATAACAAAG CTGCTGTATTGAAATATGAAAATAATGTGATGAATATTAGGCAGTTTAACTGCTCCCCACACCCCTACTGGCTGCCAAACTTCATGGATGTCTTCTCCTGGTCTCTGCCATTTGTTGGTGAGAAAG TTACAGACATGTTGGTTAGTATCCTCAACGTCTGCTCCGATGACGAGCTCTTGGATGAGGATGATG CAGCTCAACATGATCGCAAGGAAGTCATCAAGAATAAGATCCGTGCGATCGGCAAGATGGCCAGGGTCTTCGCAGTGCTCAG AGAGGAACATGAAAATGTGCTGACGTTGAAAGGCTTGACGCCATCCGGCAACCTGCCGCTCGGTGCCCTGACAGGAGGGAGACCGAGCCTGGAGCAAG CTTTAACTGAAGCAACCACTACCCCCACTAAGG GAAAAGGTCCTATCTCGGCTATCAGCTTTGAACAGGCCAGAGGTTTGGACCGTGTTAATGAAAGGATGCCACCACGCAAGGCAACGAAAGAGAAGACTACGGGTCTGGCAACACCCCAGGGTCATTCGCAGACCGCAAGTCAGTCTTGGATTCAGTCTCGGATGCAGAAGCAGGGCAGCCAGTCCTCAGCCAGCCCGCCAAAGTCAGCCCACACAGATTCTTCTTCCGACCAGGTGTCAGAACGACCTACGACCGTGACCTCCCGCAGACAGCAAGCTCAGGCCACCGAACACAAGACACGTGATATGCCACCTCTCAAGTCTGACAAGGGGAAAGGCAAATGA